TATGCACCGCGGTAGCGGCAGACACGACGAGGATGAGCATGAGAGCAAGCACCGTGAAGCCGAGGGTGAGGATCCCGATGGTGCCCTCGTCAGAACTCGCGCGACGCCACCTGTTCATGAGTCCTCCGTGAGGCTGTCGACGGGCGAGCGTGCCGAGCCAACCACCTCGACCTCGAGCGGGATGGCGCCGCTCAGGAAGCCAGGGATACCTGGGAGCGTGACGTGCATGGTCACCTCGGCAGTGACGTCTGTTCCTGGTTCAAGGCACGTTCCGGCACAGGCGACAGTTAGCGCCGCCTCGTCGTCTGTGAAGCCAAAGTCGGACGCGACAAGTCCCACGGCAGCTTGGGCCCTTGTCTGCCCTGCGTGCGTCGCGGAGGCGCGGCTTGCACCGCTTTCCAATTCATGCACGCCAGTGACCACGAAGGTGCGCGCGGCCTCGCCGGCGGCTGATTCCGCTGCGAACGCCCCTGCCTGGATGCGCGACACGGTGACGACGAGGTAGACCAGCGGAATGAGCAGCAAGAGCGACAAGGCGATGAATTCCAGCATCGCCGCCCCCTCGTCGTCGTGGTGAACAGGTCGCCGAGCGCGTCGCCGTGGACTAATCACGATCAACCTCCTCGAACGCCCTGGCCGACACCGTCATTGATCCGATGCCCCACAGACCAAAGACCGGCACGGGTGCGGTGATGGTCACTTGAGTCGCTGGCGCACCGTCGATCACGGTGTCGATCGCGGAGGCGCTCGCGTCGTATCCGCCAAGCGATTCAGCCAGCAGCGACTCAGTGCGCTCCACACCGTCAG
The Demequina sp. TMPB413 DNA segment above includes these coding regions:
- a CDS encoding pilus assembly protein; protein product: MLEFIALSLLLLIPLVYLVVTVSRIQAGAFAAESAAGEAARTFVVTGVHELESGASRASATHAGQTRAQAAVGLVASDFGFTDDEAALTVACAGTCLEPGTDVTAEVTMHVTLPGIPGFLSGAIPLEVEVVGSARSPVDSLTEDS
- a CDS encoding TadE family protein — encoded protein: MLREGKHGQDDGNVVVEFVLVSILVITIAMGVIQLAVALHVRNMLVSAASEGARLAATNDRGLADGVERTESLLAESLGGYDASASAIDTVIDGAPATQVTITAPVPVFGLWGIGSMTVSARAFEEVDRD